Proteins encoded in a region of the Marmota flaviventris isolate mMarFla1 chromosome 3, mMarFla1.hap1, whole genome shotgun sequence genome:
- the Ing4 gene encoding inhibitor of growth protein 4 isoform X1 — protein MAAGMYLEHYLDSIENLPFELQRNFQLMRDLDQRTEDLKAEIDKLATEYMSSARNLSSEEKLALLRQIQEAYGKCKEFGDDKVQLAMQTYEMVDKHIRRLDTDLARFEADLKEKQIESSDYDSSSSKGKKKGRTQKEKKAARARSKGKNSDEEAPKAAQKKLKLVRTSPEYGMPSVTFGSVHPSDVLDMPVDPNEPTYCLCHQVSYGEMIGCDNPDCSIEWFHFACVGLTTKPRGKWFCPRCSQERKKK, from the exons ATGGCTGCGGGGATGTATTTGGAACATTATCTGGACA GTATTGAAAACCTCCCATTTGAATTACAGAGAAACTTTCAACTTATGAGGGACCTTGACCAAAGAACAGAGG ACCTGAAGGCTGAAATTGACAAGTTGGCCACTGAATATATGAGTAGCGCCCGCAACCTGAGCTCCGAGGAAAAATTGGCTCTTCTCAGACAGATCCAGGAAGCCTATGGCAAGTGCAAGGAATTTGGTGACGACAAGGTGCAGCTTGCCATGCAGACCTATGAGATG gTTGACAAACACATTCGGCGACTGGACACAGACCTGGCCCGTTTTGAGGCTGATTTGAAGGAGAAACAGATCGAGTCAAGTGACTATGACAGCTCTTCTAGCAAAGGCAAAAAGA AAGGCCGGACTCAAAAGGAGAAGAAAGCTGCCCGTGCACGTTCCAAAGGGAAAAACTCAGATGAAGAAGCACCCAAGGCTGCCCAGAAGAAGTTAAAACTTGTGCGCAC AAGTCCTGAGTATGGGATGCCCTCAGTGACCTTTGGCAGTGTCCATCCCTCTGATGTGTTGGATATGCCTGTGGATCCCAACGAACCCACCTATTGCCTTTGTCACCAGGTCTCCTATGGAGAGATGATTGGCTGTGACAACCCTGAT TGTTCCATTGAGTGGTTCCACTTCGCCTGTGTGGGACTGACAACCAAGCCTCGGGGGAAATG GTTTTGCCCACGCTGCTCCCAAGAAcgaaagaagaaatag
- the Ing4 gene encoding inhibitor of growth protein 4 isoform X3, translating to MAAGMYLEHYLDSIENLPFELQRNFQLMRDLDQRTEDLKAEIDKLATEYMSSARNLSSEEKLALLRQIQEAYGKCKEFGDDKVQLAMQTYEMVDKHIRRLDTDLARFEADLKEKQIESSDYDSSSSKEGRTQKEKKAARARSKGKNSDEEAPKAAQKKLKLVRTSPEYGMPSVTFGSVHPSDVLDMPVDPNEPTYCLCHQVSYGEMIGCDNPDCSIEWFHFACVGLTTKPRGKWFCPRCSQERKKK from the exons ATGGCTGCGGGGATGTATTTGGAACATTATCTGGACA GTATTGAAAACCTCCCATTTGAATTACAGAGAAACTTTCAACTTATGAGGGACCTTGACCAAAGAACAGAGG ACCTGAAGGCTGAAATTGACAAGTTGGCCACTGAATATATGAGTAGCGCCCGCAACCTGAGCTCCGAGGAAAAATTGGCTCTTCTCAGACAGATCCAGGAAGCCTATGGCAAGTGCAAGGAATTTGGTGACGACAAGGTGCAGCTTGCCATGCAGACCTATGAGATG gTTGACAAACACATTCGGCGACTGGACACAGACCTGGCCCGTTTTGAGGCTGATTTGAAGGAGAAACAGATCGAGTCAAGTGACTATGACAGCTCTTCTAGCAAAG AAGGCCGGACTCAAAAGGAGAAGAAAGCTGCCCGTGCACGTTCCAAAGGGAAAAACTCAGATGAAGAAGCACCCAAGGCTGCCCAGAAGAAGTTAAAACTTGTGCGCAC AAGTCCTGAGTATGGGATGCCCTCAGTGACCTTTGGCAGTGTCCATCCCTCTGATGTGTTGGATATGCCTGTGGATCCCAACGAACCCACCTATTGCCTTTGTCACCAGGTCTCCTATGGAGAGATGATTGGCTGTGACAACCCTGAT TGTTCCATTGAGTGGTTCCACTTCGCCTGTGTGGGACTGACAACCAAGCCTCGGGGGAAATG GTTTTGCCCACGCTGCTCCCAAGAAcgaaagaagaaatag
- the Ing4 gene encoding inhibitor of growth protein 4 isoform X2 — protein MAAGMYLEHYLDSIENLPFELQRNFQLMRDLDQRTEDLKAEIDKLATEYMSSARNLSSEEKLALLRQIQEAYGKCKEFGDDKVQLAMQTYEMVDKHIRRLDTDLARFEADLKEKQIESSDYDSSSSKGKKSRTQKEKKAARARSKGKNSDEEAPKAAQKKLKLVRTSPEYGMPSVTFGSVHPSDVLDMPVDPNEPTYCLCHQVSYGEMIGCDNPDCSIEWFHFACVGLTTKPRGKWFCPRCSQERKKK, from the exons ATGGCTGCGGGGATGTATTTGGAACATTATCTGGACA GTATTGAAAACCTCCCATTTGAATTACAGAGAAACTTTCAACTTATGAGGGACCTTGACCAAAGAACAGAGG ACCTGAAGGCTGAAATTGACAAGTTGGCCACTGAATATATGAGTAGCGCCCGCAACCTGAGCTCCGAGGAAAAATTGGCTCTTCTCAGACAGATCCAGGAAGCCTATGGCAAGTGCAAGGAATTTGGTGACGACAAGGTGCAGCTTGCCATGCAGACCTATGAGATG gTTGACAAACACATTCGGCGACTGGACACAGACCTGGCCCGTTTTGAGGCTGATTTGAAGGAGAAACAGATCGAGTCAAGTGACTATGACAGCTCTTCTAGCAAAGGCAAAAAGA GCCGGACTCAAAAGGAGAAGAAAGCTGCCCGTGCACGTTCCAAAGGGAAAAACTCAGATGAAGAAGCACCCAAGGCTGCCCAGAAGAAGTTAAAACTTGTGCGCAC AAGTCCTGAGTATGGGATGCCCTCAGTGACCTTTGGCAGTGTCCATCCCTCTGATGTGTTGGATATGCCTGTGGATCCCAACGAACCCACCTATTGCCTTTGTCACCAGGTCTCCTATGGAGAGATGATTGGCTGTGACAACCCTGAT TGTTCCATTGAGTGGTTCCACTTCGCCTGTGTGGGACTGACAACCAAGCCTCGGGGGAAATG GTTTTGCCCACGCTGCTCCCAAGAAcgaaagaagaaatag
- the Ing4 gene encoding inhibitor of growth protein 4 isoform X4, producing MAAGMYLEHYLDSIENLPFELQRNFQLMRDLDQRTEDLKAEIDKLATEYMSSARNLSSEEKLALLRQIQEAYGKCKEFGDDKVQLAMQTYEMVDKHIRRLDTDLARFEADLKEKQIESSDYDSSSSKGRTQKEKKAARARSKGKNSDEEAPKAAQKKLKLVRTSPEYGMPSVTFGSVHPSDVLDMPVDPNEPTYCLCHQVSYGEMIGCDNPDCSIEWFHFACVGLTTKPRGKWFCPRCSQERKKK from the exons ATGGCTGCGGGGATGTATTTGGAACATTATCTGGACA GTATTGAAAACCTCCCATTTGAATTACAGAGAAACTTTCAACTTATGAGGGACCTTGACCAAAGAACAGAGG ACCTGAAGGCTGAAATTGACAAGTTGGCCACTGAATATATGAGTAGCGCCCGCAACCTGAGCTCCGAGGAAAAATTGGCTCTTCTCAGACAGATCCAGGAAGCCTATGGCAAGTGCAAGGAATTTGGTGACGACAAGGTGCAGCTTGCCATGCAGACCTATGAGATG gTTGACAAACACATTCGGCGACTGGACACAGACCTGGCCCGTTTTGAGGCTGATTTGAAGGAGAAACAGATCGAGTCAAGTGACTATGACAGCTCTTCTAGCAAAG GCCGGACTCAAAAGGAGAAGAAAGCTGCCCGTGCACGTTCCAAAGGGAAAAACTCAGATGAAGAAGCACCCAAGGCTGCCCAGAAGAAGTTAAAACTTGTGCGCAC AAGTCCTGAGTATGGGATGCCCTCAGTGACCTTTGGCAGTGTCCATCCCTCTGATGTGTTGGATATGCCTGTGGATCCCAACGAACCCACCTATTGCCTTTGTCACCAGGTCTCCTATGGAGAGATGATTGGCTGTGACAACCCTGAT TGTTCCATTGAGTGGTTCCACTTCGCCTGTGTGGGACTGACAACCAAGCCTCGGGGGAAATG GTTTTGCCCACGCTGCTCCCAAGAAcgaaagaagaaatag